In one window of Toxotes jaculatrix isolate fToxJac2 chromosome 10, fToxJac2.pri, whole genome shotgun sequence DNA:
- the ltc4s gene encoding leukotriene C4 synthase yields the protein MLDEAVGLAAVTVLAVLEQAYFSLQVIYSRRKYSVSPPATTGPPEFERVFRAQANCSEYFPIFITVLWTAGVFFSPGLSSVCGLLYLYGRLRYFHGYSESAQGRLAPLYFSAQILWVLIGFSSLGVLLSFCRVYLNVDLLQEIGSVLDLV from the exons ATGTTGGACGAGGCGGTCGGCCTCGCTGCTGTGACTGTGCTCGCCGTCTTAGAGCAAG cttaCTTCTCTCTCCAGGTGATCTACAGCCGGAGGAAGTACTCGGTGTCTCCGCCCGCCACGACCGGACCGCCGGAGTTTGAGCGAGTCTTCAGAGCTCA AGCAAACTGTTCAGAGTATTTCCCGATCTTCATCACTGTCCTGTGGACGGCCGGAGTCTTCTTCAGCCCAG gTCTGTCCTCAGTCTGTGGTTTGCTGTACTTATACGGACGCCTCCGTTACTTCCATGGATATTCAGAGTCTGCACAGGGACG gctcGCCCCTCTGTATTTCAGCGCTCAGATCCTTTGGGTTCTGATCGGGTTCTCGTCTCTCGGTGTCCTCCTCTCGTTCTGCCGGGTCTACCTGAACGTGGACCTTCTGCAGGAGATCGGCTCCGTCCTCGACCTGGTCTGA